From Gimesia panareensis, the proteins below share one genomic window:
- a CDS encoding DUF4159 domain-containing protein, whose protein sequence is MNKTLISLAALGISLIVVTICIGQYRPSIPVDRNGVPEWKNNPEFQHDVFTFVRIRYNSHRGWRRWATDYPDSDLNFSYRLQQLTSLKVDPEGRILELTDEELFNYPFIYLIEPGSLEFTEEEVNALRRYLTNGGFMMVDDFWGEAEWDNFAFEMKRVFPERELVDIPLEHPIFHCVYDLKEKPQVPSIGVAQWGRSEGITWEREDAREVHYRGLFDDAGRLMAVVCHNTDLGDGWEREGEDKWYFREFSEKKAYPLGINIVFYAMTH, encoded by the coding sequence ATGAACAAGACGCTGATTTCACTGGCAGCCTTAGGCATTTCTCTGATTGTGGTCACAATCTGCATTGGACAGTACAGACCCTCAATCCCGGTTGACCGAAACGGTGTCCCCGAATGGAAGAACAACCCCGAGTTCCAGCACGATGTCTTCACCTTCGTCCGCATCCGTTATAACTCGCATCGGGGCTGGCGCCGCTGGGCGACCGATTACCCGGACAGCGATCTGAATTTCTCTTACCGGCTGCAGCAACTGACTTCCTTGAAAGTCGACCCTGAAGGCCGCATCCTCGAACTGACTGACGAGGAACTCTTCAACTACCCCTTCATCTACCTGATCGAACCCGGATCACTCGAATTTACTGAGGAAGAAGTCAACGCACTCCGTCGCTATCTGACGAATGGCGGCTTCATGATGGTTGACGATTTCTGGGGCGAAGCCGAGTGGGATAACTTTGCTTTTGAAATGAAACGCGTCTTTCCCGAACGGGAACTGGTCGACATACCTCTCGAACATCCGATTTTTCACTGTGTGTATGACCTCAAAGAAAAGCCCCAGGTCCCCAGCATTGGCGTTGCACAATGGGGACGATCCGAAGGGATTACCTGGGAACGTGAGGATGCCCGGGAGGTCCATTACCGGGGGCTGTTCGATGATGCCGGTCGCCTGATGGCGGTCGTCTGTCACAACACCGATCTGGGGGATGGCTGGGAACGGGAAGGGGAGGACAAATGGTACTTCCGCGAGTTCTCGGAAAAAAAAGCCTACCCGCTGGGAATCAATATTGTGTTTTATGCCATGACCCACTGA
- a CDS encoding AAA family ATPase, with translation MNLKLVSPEVSDNDERIFEMLQNSRQQIDREISKAVIGQKEIIDQLLIALFAGGHCLITGAPGLAKTLLVNSLAQVFKLKSQRIQFTPDLMPADITGTEILAGDSSESRAMKFVKGPVFTNILLADEINRTPPKTQAALLEAMQEKQVTVTGIRYELEKPFFVLATQNPIEMEGTYPLPEAQLDRFMFNLVIDYLSEDDEVAVVTQTTARNSEPIEPLFTGNDIQQFHGFVREVPVAEELVRYAVQLCAASRPQQENTPDFINEWVNWGAGLRAAQSLILGAKARAVLRGRVHVTLEDIQALLAPVLRHRVLINYRAEAEGITVEQVVQQLIDTIPAPVTG, from the coding sequence GTGAATCTGAAACTTGTCTCCCCCGAAGTCAGCGACAACGACGAGCGCATTTTTGAAATGCTGCAGAACAGTCGCCAGCAGATCGATCGTGAAATCTCAAAAGCGGTCATCGGACAGAAAGAAATCATCGATCAGCTCCTGATAGCCCTGTTTGCCGGCGGACACTGTCTGATTACCGGGGCACCGGGGCTGGCCAAAACCCTGCTGGTGAATTCGCTGGCGCAGGTCTTCAAGTTGAAATCACAGCGGATCCAGTTCACGCCGGACCTGATGCCCGCCGATATCACGGGGACCGAAATCCTGGCAGGAGACTCCTCGGAATCGCGGGCGATGAAATTTGTCAAAGGCCCGGTCTTCACCAATATCCTGCTCGCCGACGAAATCAACCGCACACCTCCCAAGACTCAGGCAGCGCTGCTGGAAGCGATGCAGGAAAAACAGGTTACGGTCACCGGGATCAGATATGAACTGGAAAAGCCTTTTTTCGTCCTCGCGACCCAGAACCCGATCGAAATGGAAGGCACCTATCCGCTGCCAGAAGCTCAGCTGGACCGTTTCATGTTCAATCTGGTGATCGATTATCTCTCGGAAGACGATGAAGTGGCCGTCGTCACTCAGACCACCGCCCGGAATTCAGAACCGATCGAACCATTGTTTACAGGAAATGATATTCAGCAGTTTCATGGATTCGTGCGGGAAGTTCCCGTCGCGGAAGAGCTCGTACGCTACGCGGTTCAGCTCTGTGCCGCTTCCAGGCCGCAACAGGAAAACACGCCGGACTTTATCAACGAATGGGTCAACTGGGGGGCCGGCCTGCGGGCCGCCCAGAGCCTGATCCTGGGCGCCAAAGCCCGTGCTGTGTTGCGGGGACGCGTGCATGTCACCCTGGAAGACATCCAGGCCCTGCTGGCACCGGTCCTGCGTCACCGCGTCCTGATCAACTATCGCGCTGAAGCCGAAGGCATCACCGTCGAGCAGGTCGTGCAGCAATTGATCGATACTATTCCCGCCCCCGTAACAGGTTGA
- a CDS encoding DUF58 domain-containing protein codes for MSTNASPRRNQRLISQRIDPACLMRIKSLELRAKTVVEGTWKGLHRSPYHGFSVEFTEYREYTPGDDPRHIDWKLAARSNEHYIKRFEEETNLCCHMLLDLSSSMQFQSLGYSKSDYAKTLVATFAYFLSQQRDASGLIIFDEQVETVIPARFTRGQLRRILVELERPPQGSHTNLVSPLKHAVETIKKRGLVVLISDLLSPIDELSTHLGYLRAQGHEVALFQILDPSEIHLNFHETAIFEDLETGEQIALNPKAAQENYQRQFNEHQAAIESLCRKQGVHYHQLTTDTPLEMGLSEFLTDRAA; via the coding sequence ATGAGTACCAACGCCTCTCCCCGCCGAAACCAGAGACTGATCTCACAACGGATCGATCCCGCCTGTTTAATGCGGATCAAGTCACTCGAACTGCGTGCGAAGACCGTTGTCGAAGGGACCTGGAAAGGCCTGCATCGCAGCCCGTATCACGGATTTTCCGTGGAATTCACGGAGTACCGCGAATACACGCCCGGAGACGATCCCCGGCACATCGACTGGAAACTCGCAGCCCGTTCGAACGAGCACTACATCAAACGCTTTGAGGAAGAGACCAACCTCTGCTGCCACATGTTGCTTGACCTGAGTTCGTCGATGCAGTTTCAGAGCCTGGGTTATTCCAAATCGGATTATGCCAAGACCCTGGTCGCGACGTTCGCCTATTTCCTGTCCCAGCAGCGGGATGCCAGTGGGCTGATTATTTTCGACGAACAGGTAGAGACGGTCATTCCAGCCCGCTTTACCCGCGGCCAGCTCAGACGGATCCTGGTCGAACTGGAACGCCCCCCGCAGGGTTCGCATACCAATCTGGTCTCCCCCCTGAAACATGCGGTCGAAACGATCAAAAAACGGGGACTGGTTGTGTTGATTTCCGATCTGCTGTCGCCCATTGATGAGCTGAGTACTCACCTGGGCTATCTGCGGGCCCAGGGACATGAAGTGGCGCTGTTTCAGATTCTGGACCCGTCGGAAATTCATCTTAATTTCCATGAAACCGCCATTTTTGAAGACCTGGAAACAGGAGAACAGATCGCCCTGAATCCGAAAGCGGCCCAGGAAAATTATCAGCGTCAGTTTAACGAACACCAGGCAGCGATTGAGTCGCTCTGTAGAAAACAGGGAGTGCATTACCACCAATTAACCACGGATACGCCTCTGGAGATGGGGCTTTCCGAATTTCTGACGGATCGCGCTGCATGA
- a CDS encoding BatA domain-containing protein has protein sequence MSFLTPLYLFGIIAVGLPILLHLVRHQPKNVFHFSSLRFLEHKPPQTNRKNKIEHWLLLSLRALAVILLVAAFARPFFKNRDLELTTTQPPNQTILLIDTSASMQRQPLWEQALTKANEIARQTTPEEVAIYTFDTRLKAIKPLRQAKGARVSGSLERNQSLLADLSPGWQATDLGAALTELASLLQEQAVSDPTGSLLRNTTIELITDFQAGSRTAALSQFSWPEELRVQLHELKSEQPGNAGLQLLTLDAESQPTVRIVNAADSEQEQFTLAYESLPGQTEESQQVYVPRGQSRVIRLAALDQAAPVPQIVLSGDQQEFDNRLFLQPPTRASLTVVHYGTPADNSIESANYFARRAFPSTRQREIDFQTIGPDSPPLLLSATDIHLMLISRQLAPDETAQVQRYLEQGGVVLFTLHDDTTTESLNQLVTPAENASQRIKTGTPEINGYALLTDINFEHPLFQIFQAPEFSDFTRLKFWNYRSLKLPEQIPHQVLARFDHQSPAILELKRETGTLLVMTFGWTPQESQFALSTKFVPMLNAILALNDRALDAPAQFTIGQKVKLTAAEQTRQIRTPNRSVIQLASGQQEFAETIQPGLYQVQSESKPAPGRQFAVNLDINESQTEPLAQEKLEALGVRFTDASASTTDKTSPADLHRQAQLRELEQKQQLWRWLIIVALALLGLETVLAKWMAGKSSATGKA, from the coding sequence TTGAGCTTTTTAACCCCACTCTATTTATTTGGAATCATCGCGGTCGGCCTGCCGATCCTGCTGCACCTGGTCCGCCACCAGCCAAAAAACGTGTTCCATTTCAGCTCACTCCGCTTTCTGGAACACAAGCCGCCGCAAACCAACCGCAAGAACAAAATCGAACACTGGCTGCTGCTCTCGCTGCGAGCCCTGGCCGTCATTCTGCTGGTTGCCGCCTTTGCCCGTCCCTTCTTCAAGAACAGGGACCTGGAACTCACAACCACGCAGCCCCCCAATCAGACCATTCTCCTGATCGACACCAGCGCCAGCATGCAGCGGCAACCACTGTGGGAACAGGCTTTGACCAAAGCGAATGAAATCGCCCGTCAGACCACTCCTGAAGAAGTCGCCATTTACACTTTTGATACCCGGCTGAAAGCCATTAAACCACTGCGTCAGGCGAAGGGAGCACGTGTATCCGGTTCCCTCGAACGCAATCAGAGCCTGCTGGCCGATCTCTCTCCCGGCTGGCAAGCCACCGATCTGGGCGCGGCACTGACAGAACTCGCCTCGCTGCTGCAGGAACAGGCGGTCTCCGATCCGACGGGCAGCCTGCTCCGCAACACGACCATTGAACTGATCACCGATTTCCAGGCAGGATCCCGGACCGCAGCGCTCTCGCAGTTTTCCTGGCCCGAGGAACTACGGGTGCAATTGCATGAATTGAAGTCGGAACAGCCCGGAAACGCCGGTCTGCAGTTACTCACCCTGGATGCGGAATCTCAGCCCACCGTGCGCATCGTGAACGCCGCCGACTCCGAACAGGAACAGTTCACGCTCGCTTACGAATCCCTGCCGGGCCAGACCGAAGAGAGTCAACAGGTCTATGTGCCCCGAGGTCAGTCCCGCGTCATCCGTCTGGCTGCACTGGACCAGGCAGCCCCCGTTCCTCAGATTGTCCTCAGCGGTGATCAGCAGGAGTTCGACAACCGTCTGTTTCTCCAGCCCCCCACCCGGGCGAGTCTGACTGTTGTGCATTACGGAACGCCGGCAGACAATTCGATTGAATCTGCGAACTACTTCGCTCGACGAGCCTTCCCCAGCACCCGTCAGCGAGAAATTGATTTTCAGACCATCGGCCCCGATTCTCCACCGCTGCTGCTCTCAGCCACTGACATCCACCTGATGCTCATCAGCCGTCAGCTGGCACCGGATGAGACAGCGCAGGTCCAGCGCTACCTGGAGCAGGGGGGAGTCGTCCTCTTTACCCTGCACGATGACACGACCACCGAATCCTTAAATCAACTGGTAACACCAGCGGAAAACGCATCTCAAAGGATTAAAACCGGCACGCCGGAAATCAACGGCTACGCCTTACTGACGGATATCAACTTCGAGCACCCGCTGTTCCAGATCTTTCAGGCTCCGGAATTTTCCGACTTCACGCGGCTGAAATTCTGGAACTATCGCTCCCTCAAACTGCCGGAACAGATTCCGCACCAGGTGCTGGCCCGCTTCGATCACCAGTCTCCTGCGATCCTGGAACTGAAACGGGAAACAGGCACACTGCTCGTGATGACCTTTGGCTGGACACCCCAGGAGAGCCAGTTTGCCTTGTCGACGAAGTTCGTTCCGATGTTGAATGCCATCCTCGCCCTGAATGACCGGGCACTGGATGCCCCCGCCCAGTTCACGATCGGCCAGAAAGTCAAACTGACCGCAGCAGAGCAAACCCGCCAGATCAGGACGCCCAATCGTTCGGTGATTCAACTGGCTTCCGGCCAGCAGGAGTTTGCCGAAACCATTCAACCGGGCCTGTATCAGGTACAGAGCGAGAGCAAGCCTGCCCCCGGCAGACAGTTTGCCGTCAATCTGGACATCAATGAAAGTCAGACCGAACCTCTGGCGCAGGAAAAACTGGAAGCGCTGGGAGTGCGTTTCACCGATGCCAGTGCATCGACCACCGATAAAACTTCTCCCGCAGACCTGCACCGTCAGGCACAGCTGCGGGAACTGGAACAGAAACAGCAGCTCTGGCGCTGGCTGATCATCGTGGCTCTCGCGCTGTTGGGCCTGGAAACCGTGCTGGCAAAATGGATGGCCGGCAAATCTTCTGCGACAGGAAAGGCATAA
- a CDS encoding DUF4175 family protein → MGLPELLQQLNQVIFRQQLSLKLKRLTLLWLVAGCLTLLTVLLLPPVTTPTEQAALLGILLGLPFCIAVAMLVYRQRNRYSPAGRHAIATLIEQTYPDLDTSLLATLELEKRNPTESFTFLQKRLIAQVISHGTRNDWRQSISNRRLILQNSTHLICFAAWLLCCLSCWTLLQAAPSPVQAPAVVAETKQPGFEVEIQPGSTEVELGHPLLVTARFIGKVPDTATLRFTTAGGTSTELPLVKQLDDPIFAVRLPSVTEDLTYRIQAADWESEVSKVKVYVLPELVQLDSVVTAPAYTGQPEQKNEDSLTLSAITGSTIQFHARFNKPVARAEFKTDDGQALPLVLDSEGLSARLSLQAEQDQTWSLQLTDRDGRHNRTPPYIDLAVIPNLPPEIKVTFPARDTRVSPLEEALVQGTVVDDFGLQQVGLVYAIPGQEPQTVVLRDSQKPAVEFTAEHLLSLERLHVQPDTLISYYLFAEDLAAEGRTRKVLSDMYFMEVRHFEEIFREGRSPGGGSKSGKSGGNAQQAEKLAEQQKQIINATWKVIRREIQPTVSEQFDPDLETLAQAQQSLVAALLKLSEKIKSQKSKALIDTISQKMQEVVVQLNSAREAKTVTTLTTALAAEQASYQLLLKLRAREHEVSKNKNGGGSKGGGSNRSQNQLQQLELTNKKQRYETENQASQSAAAQPDRETLQILNRLRELAERQKDLNEQLKELASKQRFAKTDEEREEIERQLKRLRDRQRELLRQADEVAQRMDQAKQPDSAKSRRELEQTRQHLQQSAQSLKEGQVSRALNSGTRAQQKLNQLKNDFRKKSANQFADAMRSLNQQAEQLDKQQKALNQALNGEQKPEPGARRSLRKKRGNQELAEQLQQQEERLKNLMEQMKQIVQESEKSEPLLSKHLYDAIRKTRPFRPEDALKDAASFLKEGDDSRARAAEAQASRGIETMKQGIQVAAESVLGNDLESLKRARQALKSLTSEMKQEEQLASNSTGQQAPRGSSGKPGEQGPQQADPKSNSKQAQGPGKPGQPQSGQPKQGQPQQGQSNQKQNGQNPSQSGKGQSKSGPSKSGPSQGGQSKQGQPGQGQPGGGKPGSSGQPSPQESPQVQLTSAQAGQGQGSQSGSPNSSPQRSSAPRSLKGQRGQSQGGPGGSQGGGPGSPNPGPLTGNQFREWSDRMRDVEEMVGDPELRSRVAQIRERAQSMRAEFKRHSKVPEGDLIHAQILEPLAELQAILSNEISKRGAQTSLAPIDRDPVPEKYSDLVRRYYEELGNGK, encoded by the coding sequence ATGGGCCTGCCCGAATTACTACAACAACTCAATCAGGTCATCTTTCGACAGCAGCTCAGCCTGAAGCTCAAACGCCTGACGCTGCTCTGGCTCGTCGCAGGCTGTCTGACACTGCTGACGGTCTTGCTCTTACCACCGGTTACTACGCCGACAGAACAAGCTGCTTTACTGGGTATTTTATTGGGGCTCCCGTTCTGCATCGCCGTCGCCATGCTCGTGTATCGTCAGCGGAATCGCTATTCCCCCGCCGGTCGTCATGCGATCGCCACGCTGATCGAACAGACCTACCCGGACCTGGATACCAGCCTGCTGGCGACCCTGGAACTGGAAAAACGGAATCCGACGGAAAGTTTCACCTTTCTGCAGAAGCGTCTGATCGCGCAGGTGATCTCACATGGAACCCGCAACGACTGGCGTCAGAGTATTTCCAACCGCAGGCTGATTCTGCAAAACAGCACCCACCTGATCTGCTTTGCCGCCTGGCTGCTGTGCTGCCTCAGCTGCTGGACGCTGCTTCAGGCCGCCCCCTCGCCCGTGCAGGCACCAGCGGTTGTAGCTGAAACAAAACAACCGGGATTTGAAGTTGAAATCCAGCCCGGCTCTACGGAAGTGGAACTGGGGCATCCGTTGCTGGTCACCGCCCGCTTCATCGGGAAGGTGCCTGATACGGCCACGCTCCGTTTTACCACCGCTGGTGGAACGTCGACCGAACTCCCGCTGGTGAAACAGCTGGATGATCCGATTTTTGCCGTGCGCCTCCCCTCAGTCACCGAAGATCTGACTTATCGCATTCAGGCCGCCGACTGGGAGTCCGAAGTTTCAAAGGTCAAAGTCTATGTGCTGCCGGAACTGGTTCAGCTGGACAGCGTCGTCACGGCTCCGGCGTACACCGGGCAACCGGAACAGAAGAATGAAGACAGCCTGACACTGAGTGCGATCACGGGTTCGACAATTCAGTTTCATGCCCGCTTCAACAAACCGGTCGCCCGGGCCGAGTTCAAAACGGACGATGGTCAAGCGTTGCCGCTGGTCCTTGACTCAGAGGGACTGTCTGCCCGGTTGTCCCTCCAGGCAGAGCAGGATCAGACCTGGAGCCTCCAGTTGACGGACCGTGACGGACGCCACAACCGGACGCCCCCCTATATCGACCTGGCCGTGATCCCCAATCTACCGCCGGAAATCAAAGTCACATTCCCGGCACGCGACACCCGCGTCTCCCCGCTGGAAGAAGCCCTGGTCCAGGGGACCGTGGTCGACGACTTCGGCCTGCAGCAGGTCGGACTGGTCTATGCCATCCCCGGACAGGAGCCGCAGACCGTGGTTCTCCGCGATTCCCAAAAACCGGCTGTTGAATTTACCGCCGAACATCTGCTCTCCCTGGAGCGGCTGCATGTCCAGCCGGATACGCTCATCTCCTATTACCTGTTTGCCGAGGACCTGGCTGCGGAAGGCCGTACCCGCAAGGTGCTCAGCGACATGTATTTCATGGAAGTCCGTCACTTCGAAGAGATCTTCCGGGAGGGTCGTTCGCCGGGCGGTGGCTCAAAATCGGGAAAGAGTGGCGGCAATGCGCAGCAGGCCGAGAAGCTGGCAGAACAACAGAAACAGATCATCAACGCGACCTGGAAAGTCATCCGCCGCGAAATCCAACCGACGGTCTCTGAACAATTCGACCCGGACCTGGAAACGCTCGCGCAGGCGCAACAGTCACTGGTGGCAGCCTTGCTGAAGCTGTCCGAGAAGATCAAATCACAGAAGTCAAAAGCCCTGATCGATACGATTTCTCAAAAGATGCAGGAAGTGGTCGTCCAGTTGAACTCAGCCCGGGAAGCCAAAACGGTGACCACCTTGACAACGGCTCTCGCAGCAGAGCAGGCCAGCTATCAGCTGCTGCTCAAGCTCCGCGCCCGTGAGCATGAAGTTTCGAAGAACAAGAACGGCGGAGGCAGCAAAGGGGGCGGCAGCAACCGCTCACAGAATCAGCTGCAGCAACTGGAGCTGACCAACAAGAAACAGCGTTATGAAACAGAGAACCAGGCTTCTCAATCCGCGGCAGCCCAACCGGATCGGGAAACACTGCAGATCCTGAATCGCCTGCGGGAACTGGCTGAACGACAGAAAGATCTCAATGAGCAACTCAAGGAACTGGCCAGCAAACAGCGGTTTGCCAAAACGGACGAGGAACGGGAAGAGATCGAGCGGCAGCTCAAACGCCTGCGGGATCGACAGCGGGAACTGCTGCGTCAGGCGGATGAAGTGGCCCAGCGGATGGACCAGGCCAAACAACCCGATTCTGCAAAATCCCGTCGCGAACTCGAACAGACCCGACAACATCTGCAACAGAGCGCCCAGTCATTAAAAGAAGGGCAGGTCTCACGGGCGTTGAACTCCGGCACGCGGGCTCAGCAGAAACTGAATCAGTTGAAAAACGATTTCCGCAAAAAATCGGCCAACCAGTTCGCCGATGCAATGCGTTCCCTGAATCAGCAGGCTGAGCAACTCGACAAGCAGCAGAAAGCACTCAACCAGGCCCTGAACGGGGAGCAGAAACCCGAGCCGGGAGCCCGGCGTTCCCTGCGGAAAAAAAGGGGCAATCAGGAGCTGGCTGAACAGCTGCAACAGCAGGAAGAACGGTTGAAAAACCTGATGGAGCAGATGAAGCAGATCGTGCAGGAATCCGAAAAGTCGGAGCCGCTGCTCTCCAAGCACCTGTATGATGCCATTCGCAAAACGCGACCGTTTCGTCCTGAAGATGCGCTGAAAGATGCTGCCAGTTTCCTTAAAGAGGGAGACGACAGCCGCGCCCGCGCAGCGGAAGCGCAGGCCTCCCGCGGAATCGAAACCATGAAACAGGGTATCCAGGTCGCGGCAGAAAGCGTCCTGGGCAACGACCTGGAATCACTCAAACGGGCCCGCCAGGCACTCAAATCACTGACTTCCGAAATGAAACAGGAAGAGCAGCTGGCGAGTAACTCCACGGGACAGCAGGCACCGCGCGGTTCCTCAGGCAAGCCCGGGGAACAGGGTCCACAACAGGCTGATCCGAAATCAAACTCGAAACAGGCACAGGGCCCCGGGAAACCAGGTCAGCCCCAGTCAGGTCAGCCCAAACAGGGACAGCCACAGCAGGGACAAAGTAATCAGAAACAAAACGGACAGAACCCGTCACAATCGGGGAAGGGGCAATCGAAATCAGGCCCTTCAAAATCAGGTCCGTCACAGGGAGGTCAATCGAAACAGGGCCAACCGGGCCAGGGTCAACCTGGAGGTGGCAAACCCGGCTCTTCGGGGCAGCCTTCCCCACAGGAAAGCCCGCAGGTTCAGCTGACCTCCGCCCAGGCCGGACAAGGTCAGGGATCACAGTCCGGCTCTCCCAATTCGAGTCCACAACGATCGTCCGCCCCCCGATCGCTTAAAGGGCAGCGCGGTCAATCTCAGGGGGGTCCTGGCGGCAGCCAGGGGGGTGGCCCTGGAAGTCCCAATCCCGGTCCTTTGACGGGGAACCAGTTCCGCGAATGGTCGGATCGCATGCGGGACGTGGAAGAAATGGTGGGCGATCCGGAACTACGCAGTCGAGTCGCTCAAATACGCGAACGCGCACAGAGCATGCGTGCAGAGTTTAAACGTCATTCCAAAGTACCAGAGGGAGACCTTATCCATGCACAAATCCTGGAACCGCTGGCTGAACTTCAAGCAATTCTCTCAAACGAAATCAGTAAACGAGGTGCGCAAACGTCGCTGGCACCGATTGACCGCGATCCGGTACCGGAAAAATACTCTGACCTGGTACGACGCTATTATGAAGAACTAGGGAACGGAAAATGA
- a CDS encoding sigma-70 family RNA polymerase sigma factor encodes MQKTARRRSSSAVQNPLETYLKEINETALLSAEEERELSNRIEHGDKEARDRMVRANLRLVVNIARAYSGKGLPLQDLIEEGNLGLLRAVEGFDPDMGTRFSTYASYWIKQSIKRALVNSAKTIRIPAYMVELLTKWRRATAQLQDTLDRTPTTEEVARELDLPPKKLKIVKKAIQLYNSSPQSEQQDAGWSLGEMIPDDRLKGPDDELVENDNLKHVYRLLKEIPDREANILRMRFGLDGEEPKTLKEIGQALGLTRERVRQIESEALKKLAKEISGE; translated from the coding sequence ATGCAGAAAACTGCTCGACGGCGTTCCTCTTCAGCCGTACAGAACCCATTAGAAACATATCTCAAAGAAATCAATGAAACCGCCCTGCTCTCTGCAGAAGAAGAGCGAGAGCTGTCGAATCGCATTGAACATGGTGATAAAGAAGCACGCGACCGCATGGTCCGTGCGAATCTGCGACTGGTGGTTAACATTGCCCGTGCCTACTCCGGTAAAGGGCTCCCCCTTCAGGACCTGATCGAAGAGGGCAACCTGGGGCTCCTGCGGGCGGTCGAAGGTTTCGATCCCGATATGGGAACCCGCTTCAGCACCTATGCCAGCTATTGGATTAAACAGTCCATCAAACGGGCCCTGGTCAATTCTGCGAAGACGATTCGCATCCCCGCCTATATGGTCGAACTGCTGACCAAGTGGCGTCGTGCGACCGCACAGCTCCAGGATACGCTGGACCGGACTCCGACGACGGAAGAAGTCGCCCGCGAACTGGACCTGCCTCCCAAGAAACTGAAAATCGTCAAGAAAGCCATTCAGCTTTACAACTCTTCACCACAGTCCGAACAGCAGGACGCCGGCTGGTCACTGGGAGAAATGATTCCCGATGACCGTCTGAAAGGTCCCGATGACGAGCTGGTCGAAAATGACAATCTCAAGCACGTCTACCGGCTGCTGAAAGAAATTCCGGATCGCGAAGCCAATATCCTGCGGATGCGTTTCGGGCTGGACGGCGAAGAACCCAAGACACTCAAAGAGATCGGCCAGGCGCTCGGACTCACGCGCGAGCGGGTCCGTCAGATCGAGAGTGAAGCACTCAAGAAGCTGGCCAAGGAGATCAGTGGCGAATAA